The following is a genomic window from Meriones unguiculatus strain TT.TT164.6M chromosome 7, Bangor_MerUng_6.1, whole genome shotgun sequence.
cattaaataaaaataagtaattttaaaaaaaaatcacatacacGAAACTCGGCCGCAAAATACTGAGCCTACTCCATCCATCCCAGAGCTTTTTCAGCTTGCCAGCTGAAACTTCTTGCTCCTGAaacagctgtctgtctgtctccccttGCCTTTCCTTGTAGCGGCAAAGTCATGCAGTTTCTGTTCATCTCACCAGCTTCAGCTTTCACTACCCAAAAGGCTCCAGTCCCCAGTGTCTAGCGAACAGTAGCCTCTGGGGCAGCAGGGGTTGGTGTGGGGAGTCTATTCTCTATAGGCCAGGCCCTTCCTGTCCCCTCAGTGCTGGCACCACTGCCCCATGCAGCATCCCCTGCCCATCTCTGAGACTGTGGCATCTGCTTTTTATCTCCGGGAAACACGATAGGCTGATGGGATCTGTCTGAGACGAGCCCTGGCCTCCCTCTGGCTGAGCACAGCCTCCTGCCCCCCTCTCTTTCAGTCGGCTCCTGGGGGCCGTAACGCCGGTCTGCAGCCATGCTGCAGGGCAGACTCCAGATCGGGCAGGGAGGCTGCTGAGCTAGAGACTCACCATATGAACCCAGCCTCTGACTGAGCACACCAGATCTTAGACCAGTGTGTGCAGAGGCAGAAGGGTGTGAAAGTAACACGACTAGGGATCCAAAGGGCAGAGCAGGCCTGATTCCCATCCTCGTGTGGCAGCTGCCTTCTACCCCAGCCAGCCTTTATGGTTGCCCCGAGCCTCAGAAGTAGGACTTGAGTCTCTCTAGTTAAATCTCCCACCTCAAAGATAAACTGTGGAAAAGAGAAACCAGTGAACACATTGTAAACTTGACACACAAATGTGCAGGAATCATAGAAATAGAACAGGGCCCTCGGCTGCCCCCTGTTCAGGCTAGGCCACCAGATTCCCCCAGGACAGCTGCCATTTTACTCCCGGGGCTGAGGAGCTGGCAGGGGATGCTGGGCATGAACAGCCGCCATTACCAAGGCACACGCACTGCCTTTCGGTCAAGTCCCAGCAGCTCTGGGCCTAGGTTAAATCCCTACTCCAGCTACTTCTCTGATATCTTCTGAGGGGTGGGCAGGGGAGGGAAGTCCCACCCACCAGCCCTGTGTCTTCATTCCTCCTTGCTGGCTCAGACTGAGGGAACAGTTAACTCTATATGTGGTAAAGCGCCCCCTCCGCTAACTAGGAAGTTCCCAGGCTGAGCTCTGACTCCCAAACCTGGGGCTGTGTGGGTGCCCACCTGAACGCTCCTCCAAGCCCGTAAAGCTGGACCTGGAATAAAGGTCTGGGGCCCCTGGGCAAGAGCCACGCCTCACCCGTCTAGAATGTAGGCCAGTGCACCTCTGCTGCCTCTCCAGCTCCTCGTGGGCCTTCAACACCGAAAGGAGTGTACACAACCCCCAGGTTAGCTGAGGCTCTGAGGGCTCCGCTCCTGAGCTGTACAGTCCTGGGCTGGCAAGAACTGAAATCAGAGTTAGCGAGGGGTGCCCTCTTGTGGAAGGCTCCTCCATGGCAGGCAGCCTGTGACTCCTGGGGACACCGGCAGTCTCAGCTGGCCTCCCAGACTTGAAACAAAGCACTTTCCCAGCCACCACCAGGAATGTAGGGTGAGCATAAAGCCAGTCTTGGGGGTCAGAGACGGAAGACCCAGCAAGGTGTGGTGTCTGGAAAGTGAGAAGAGGCCTCCCCAAGTGCAGAATGAGGTGTGCCTTCTGGATTCAGCTGTCAAGAAGGTGGACCGTGAAAGGACCTCACAGCCAGAGTGCAGGGGGAGGAAGCTTGCCCCAGCACTGATTGGCCCTCGAGACTCCCATCTTCAGGGAAATTGGAAGTGTCGGGGCTCTGTGTGTCCTCACTCTCATTTCACACCCTCTCTGATCTCTGTTCAGGGCCTGAAGCCGATGGACCACAACGGACTGGCTGATCCCTACGTCAAACTACACCTGCTGCCTGGAGCCAGCAAGGTGAGGGTTACTGGTCCAGGGATGGCACTGGCTTGgcactctggaaccatgagcccaTTACTGATCTGCTAAGCGGGCCCCAGGAAGTGCCCGGGTTACATTTCCTACAAAGCCATTTAGCCTGAGGCTCGTGTTATACAGGGGAAGAAGACTCCAGGTTCAGATGTGATAGCGCACTCCTCTAACAGCAGCGCccgggacacagaggcaggcagatccctgggttaAGCACAGGCTGGCCACAGATgcgcctgcctgcctgcagggCCTGTCAGAGCCCTCAGTGCGTTGATGGGTCATTCTGTGGCTTCAGGAAGGGGACTGAAAGTAAATGCATTAGCCTGGTTTACTTGACCACAGAACCCCCGTTTCCCATTCCCCTGCTGGGTGACCCAGCAGGCAGATAAAAGCACAGAGGCACTGTTCACCCACAAGGAAGCACGGATTCCAGGCAGAATGAAGACCTGAGTGAGGGCCCCCGAGGTGACCCAGGAAGGAGGTCCATTTCCACAGCTGGCTTTGGGCACACGGCCAGTCTCGATAAGAGTCTCCTGAAAGAGTGGGGAGGGGACACAGGGCAGCAGGCTTTGTTTAGGCCGATGCCTGCTAAGTTCCCAGCGGGACTGAGCCACACAGCAGCTTCCCACCCCCTGCAGGGCCCATAGCCATCCCCTCTATCCTGCTGCTGTCACCAGGGCCTGGTCGTCAGCTAGAGGGTTGCATGGACTGGACCAGCAGTCAAGACCAGCAGGGCTGCGTCCATCCTGGAGAcagtccttccctctcctttcccagcTGAGCTCCCAGCTAGGCTAgccctgtctttcctggctccttttttttttttttgctgtgaccAGAGGCCCCTCACATGCCTCCAATcaacttgctgcttttcagtcaGCTAACAGTGTCAGTTTCGCCTTCTGCCTCAGGTCCCCTCCACTGGGTCAAGTGCCTCCATGAATGGAGGGGTCAGGCTGGCCAGCCTTGAGGCCACACTTTCTCAGGACCAAAATGACAGCACTCTGTCTTCCTCCAGGCAAATAAGCTCAGAACAAAAACCCTTCGGAACACTCTGAACCCCACGTGGAACGAGACCCTCACTTATTACGGGATCACGGATGAGGACATGATCCGAAAGACTCTGAGGTGGGTGAGGGCTCCTGTGCCTACACCCCAGCTGGGGGCACCCTACCACTTGTGAATGCCCATTGACTGTGGAAGCCAATCGCCCCCAGGATCTCCGTGTGTGACGAGGACAAATTCCGCCACAATGAGTTCATCGGGGAGACTCGTGTGCCCCTGAAGAAGCTCAAACCTAACCACACCAAGACCTTCAGCATCTGCCTGGAGAAGCAGCTGCCGGTGAGTGGAGGAAGGCTCAGTACCCCGGCCAAGCCGGAGTTTACTGAGCGTCTACTACGTGCCAATACTATGTTCCAGGCTCAGTTGCAGGGAGATGGAGGGACTCGCTGCCTGTTGATGGCATAGGAATGGGGCTCTTCACGGAgcagagagcacagtggagggggCAGGTCTGGAAGGGGACATCACAGAAGTGGCAGAGGATGAGTTCACCTTTCACAGGTGCCGAGGTACCAATTCCAGCAGTGCTGGGGCCTACGTCTAAGACCTTGTGTGGATAAGCAAGCGCTTTCCCACTAACCCTCTCCCCAGcccatttaaaattttactttctcAACTTTCAAAATTTTCCTGTGTACGTGAggtagtatgtatgtgtgtgtgctgtgtgcgtGTATAATCCATGTGAGGTacgcgtgtgtgtatgtgtgtgtatatgtgtccgTGTGtagtctgtgtatgtatgtgtttatgtatgtatgtatgcatgtgtatgtgtgcacgtgcatgtgtatagtctgtctgtgtttgtacatgtatgtattgtgtatgtatatgtacatatatatgtgtctgtgtgtgtgtgtgtgtccgtgtgtgtgtgtgtagtctgtgagtgtgtgtagtctgtgagtgtgtgtgtagtctgtgtgtgtgtgtagtctgtgtgtgtgtgtagtctgtgagtgtgtgtagtctgtgagtgtgtgtgcagtggAAAAGATATGTGAATGTCATCAACATGGaatatcttcctcaattgctctcggcctcatattttgagacagggtttcccactGAACCCAGTGCTCACTAACTAACTAGTCTGGCGGGCTAGGGAGCTGAAGTtctcctgtctccctcccctCGTGCTAGGGTTACAGATTTGTGTCCCTATGCCTGGCTTTCCCTTGgggctgggatccaaactcaaacCAGCCACAGCAGGTACTTGACTGACTGAACCATCCCCCCCCCACTTTAATTTTCATATGAAACAGTCTTGCTAAGTTCCCCAGACcggccttgaacttactctgtagcccagattgACAGtaaactcttttttgtttttggggttgtcttttatatttgagacagggtttctctgtgtagccctggctgtcctggaactcactctgtaggccaggctggccttgaactcggagatctatCTGCTTCTGAGGTAAAAGGCACACACTGCCAATGCCTGGCTGACagtgaactcttgatcctcctgtctcagcgtCCTCAGTAGCTAAGAGTACATGTCTGTGCCACAGGGCAGGGCATGGTGATGGTTTAACAGGCCAGAAggaccagaagcagaaagaggagggaggtgagGGCTGGCGCCAAGGACCAGATAGATGGGGgctggtggaggccagaggcctgcTGCCAGGGCAGGTCCAGGTCTGGCCTGGGTGCATGGAGGGAGTACGCAGTCATTCACTAAGGGTAACTCAATTGGAACGGGTTAGGCCAGAAGTGCTGTGAGATGCCCAGAGGAGACAGCACATAATTCTTTCCTAGACATCGTAACAAATCTGGCCCCCGGTCGCCTTCAGCAGCCAGCCCTCCCAGAGTCCTGGTGTCTGCTGCTTAGGATCACTGTCCTGCTTGCCTCATCTCTGCCGTGCCTGCTCATAGGGGCATCGCTCCTTTGGCAGTTTATAGGGGCAGAGGGTCAGGGAGCCCAGTGCGCGGGCCGAGAGAGAAAAGCTGAGCTCTCGAGCTCACAATGTTGAGGGCATGGCTCTCTCCCCAAAGCCCAAGCCAAGGGGAGGAAGCTCAGCATTTAATTCGTGTATGCCAGGCCTGGCAGGGTCTGCAGCACCCAGTGGCTGAGACACTGCTCTTGTGCATGGCTTTCTCAGACTGTGTTGTCACGTCATACTCTCTCCACTCAGGTGCATGTGTCGTGGGTGAAACCTTTGCTGCTGTGGTATTAGTCACTTGCCAGAGGTGAGCCAAATTTCTCCAAATGGCCTACACCTCTCAGGAAGGCACTGCCCGCTCCCACGGTGCTGTGCCCGTGCGTTCTGGCCTCAGATATAACAAGACTCCATGTGCACATGGATGCATAAATGCGTATGGGGTGTTCGTCACACATgcactgtgtgtgtacatgtgtacatgaatGTGGAAGCGTGAGTATGTGTTGTGAATGTTCCAGAGCCATTTCTTTGGCATTGCTGAGTGCCCCCCAACTTGAATTGGCTCTGTTGCTCATTGGCTAGCCTCATAGTGACCACAGGGGTGACATTTGGTTTAAGGATGTATTACGGTTTGGTGGTTTTAGAGTGTATACTCTATATTACCTGTTCTAAGTAAATACCTGGCTCAATGTTTGTCATATGAAATAGTCCACAGCATGGCAGTGTCGTCTGCAGACATCTCTGCTCACGCAGGGCCTAGAGTCACACAGCTGCAGTGTTGGTCATAGCTGCCTGAACGTTGGGTTGAGAAGGATGCCAAGGCTGCATCTGAGTTCAGGGTGAATGCTGGGACCGATTAGCCGTGTCTGCTCTGGGCACGGAGTTTGGAGGAGGCCTGGGGGCACAGGCCTCCCTTCACCTCACAGCATTCTCATCTTCAGGAAGGCCTCCACATGGCCACATGGGGACTCAGGTCAGGCCTAAGCAGGCACAGCTTCGAGCAAAGGCTGAGCCTATGAAAGGGGAGCCTGGCAGATCCTGAGGGGACCCTCAGGGGACATGGGCTTCCCACGGGCGCCTCCGGATGACTTTATGGAGGATGGGAAATGGAGAAGACTCCAGCTGTCGGACATGGAGGGAAGGGATGTGGAGGCCTAGAGTTAAAGTCTCACCCCgagcttgggggtggggaggctagGCATCTTCCCACCAGGCTCCTGGCTGCCTTGGGACTCAAAAGGTAGCAAAGCTCTGTCGTTTAGGGTCTTGTGGATCATGGCAGGAGGAGCCTGAAAACTATCTGGGAGAGGGTGGAGCTGAGAAAGACCTGGGGGAGGGCAGGGGGCCGCAGACCTCCTACCTGGGTGTcaggctctgtagaccaggccatcTCTGTCACTGCCActcacttcttttcttcttcttcttcttcttttatttttatgtttcatgagtgctctgtctgcatgagatctcactatagatggttgtgagccaccgtatggttgctgggacttcaactcaggacctctggaagaggtcttaacctctgagccatctctccagccccaactgcCACTCGCTGCTGAAGGCAAAAGCAGCTTTGGGAGAGATGACCATGGAGGGGCCAGGCTGTGTTCCAGAAAAAATTATACTTAAGGACACAGAAGTTGCCCGTCTGCCTTCCCTtactccccctccctcccttccatccttcctttccttctttctttccttccttccttcctttcttctccccttccctccttccctacctccctcccactccctctctctcttccttccttctttctttccttcctttgctcCTTCTcgccttccttttttctccctccctccctccctccttccctccttttcttctctttccctccttttttctgtcccttcctccctacttcctccttccttctttttctccttctctctttccctcctttcttttttcctccctcccttcctccctccctcactccctccctccctccttccttcctttccaagcTAGAGACAGACACAAGGACCTGACTTGTGTCCCACCAAGCCGCACCCCAGCCTGCTGGGTTCCGTAGACCTTTGTATGTCCAAGCCTAGCTGAGCAGGGCAGGTGGACACCAGGGGAGTGGGATTACGGATGGTCTCACCCTCACCGTCTGCTTAGCCGAGAAGGTGGAAGCAGACAAGGACGGCAGCCCCTCTCCTGCAGGTGGACAAGGCGGAGGACAAGTCCCTGGAGGAACGAGGCCGCATCCTCATCTCGCTCAAGTACAGCTCGCAGAGGCAGGGCCTGCTGGTGGGCATCGTGCGCTGTGCACACCTGGCTGCCATGGATGCCAACGGCTACTCAGACCCCTACGTGAAAACGTGAGTGTGTGGCCAGGCCTGTGCCTGACACCCCTGCTCACCTGGAAGAGCCAGGCTCCTACGTGGCTGGAGCTGGAGCCCAGTGTGACGGGCGCTGAGGGGTCTTTGTGCACCAGGGTGTTTTCTTCTGTGACTCTGGGGTGAAGTGCAGCCATCCCATTTCAtagatggggaaactgaagcCTGCAGAAGGGTCACCCACTGGGAGAGAGAATAGCTATCTTTTTTTGGTGATGGGAGACATGGACACGGGTACTCCAGGCTGCTTTTGCATAGCCAAGAGCAAGTTACTTGAATTTCAgaccctgctgcctctgcctcctgatcgCTGAAGCCAAAAGTATGAACCATCACACATGTGATGCTGGAGGACCCTGGGGTCCGGCGATGCAACGTCTAGTGACCAGGCTCACAAGCAAgttggaggaggaggcagggtcGGTTGCCCAGGGCCAGAGGGCTGGCAAGGACCTCTGCCAAGTCttccttgtgtgtgtgcccacCCCTGTATCTCCCCTCCCTACCAATGACAGTGCAGCAATGGACAGACATTGGCTCGGGGTTGTGCCGGTGGCCTGTGTCCCAAAAGAGTATCCCTGGCTGGGTTAGGCTGCTGGCAGAGTTCCAGGAGGCAGGGAGAAGCGGGCAGCCTTTTGGAGAAGAAGAGGGCGAGGGCCACAGAGCCACCATCAGGCCACCATCAGTGCTTGCCGCGCTCCTGGGAGGAGCCCTGGGAAAGAATCCCGCTTGACTCACATCCCCCTGTAACTTCTGTTCCGGGGGGCTCTAATGCCCCCTTCTGGTCTCAGGGGCAcactgtgcacatacatgcatgcaggtgttcacacacacacacagaagcttcCTTCTGAGCACGTGCAGACTTTGCCCTGTCGTTATTCCCTAAGCAGCAGGCTAAGGCCGTGTGTGCAGCCTTTGCAGTAGCTCGGGTGACTCAGAACTGCAGCAGGCTGTGGGGGGCTCTGCAGACGCCAGCTCATTTTATGTAAGGACTTGGGCATCTCCAGATGTGCACCAGAGCCCATCCTCCACAGGCACTGAGGGCCACTGCGTTTCTTCAGCAATGCAGAGCGTCCCCGAGTGGAGTCAGTGGAGACAGGACTGGAGGGTCAGCGGGGTGTCGCCTCCACCTGTCACACGACATCTCTTTTCAGATGAAAATGAGATGCGGAACCAACACGGTGTGTTCAGTGCCAGTGAAGGTGGTGAACTCCAGCGTCAGGTCATGTGAGAGGAGGTGACCTGGAACCCAGGGTCTCCCTTGGTGCTGACTTGCAGACAAACTGGCTGGAGCCCTAGAAGGATGCTCTTAACTGCTCGGGGCTCCTCCCTGACACTGGGACCATGTTAACATGTTGCTGGTCCTCTGAGGAAGGGTAGGAAAAGGCCACAGAGGTGaagtttcttcctttcctttgggAGGTCAGGGGTTGAAGCAGGATTTCACTATGTACCCGAGGCAGTCCATGAACTtgtaattttcctgcctcagcctcccaagaacTGGAACTGTAGGCATGTGCCGCCAAATCCAACCCTCAGTTGGTTGGATCTGAGGGTCTAGGTCCGTGGATACAGCCAACCAGCTGTTTTGCCTATATCCCAGAAGTTTCTTGGCTCCAGCCATCCTCTCTGGCCAATCATCTGTCCCAGTAGTGACACCTTCTTCAAATTTCACATCAAGCATCAGACGGCTGCTGCCTTGGGTTGGACTTCTCCTGCACTGAATGATTTGACCAAGGTTCACCCACACAGTATATGCCCTGGAGACACCATCTTTGATATGGCTGCATAGCTTCCAGCATATACATAAAACATGAGTTTGTTGTTAATCAGTTTACCAGCTGAAGGGCAAGCAGGGAATTTTAATTTTGGATGATGGCGTGAAGAGTCCATTAACAGGTAATTAGTAAGGAAGGCATGGTAGTGCTCATAGCATCTTagtgctttggaggcagaggcagaggatggagaggtgaagaccagcctggtacaTTCTGAGTACCAGAAAAGCCAAGCTGTAGAACGAGACCATATCACAAATACAAAGAGAAAACCAGAAGTGTCAGTACACACCTTCGTTACTCTCCTTGCCACCGCCGCTGGGACAGCCTTATGCTTGTCATTATACCAACGACAGGACCACAGCTTGCATCTGTAGTCCTACACTTAGGAAGTAGagggaggatcaggagctcaggGTTATCCTAAACAAACTAgcagactgaaaaaaaatgtgtgcatgcgcaagtcagaggacagcttgtaagagtcctttctctctctccaccgtGTGTGCTCTGGGAGCACTGAACTCACGAACTCACACGGGCAGGCTTGGGCAGCGAGTGTGAAGCCCCAGCAACCTGCTGGGCCTCCAGGAAGGACTTTAAACAACAGCACTCAGTTTTTCCAAGGGCAAAGTCTGGCAACAACCACGCAAGAAGCTTGGCCCTGACCAGCATGCCTTTATGTTAAATCTCCAGGAAATCCGTTGTTTACTGTGTTGAGGCCCCAGTGTCACCCACTGAGCGGAAACAGGGCATTTGTCACCGAGCTGTCTGTGCATTGACAGGGTGGAGGTTTGGAGCGCCTCCTGCATCCCCGGCCTGCGAATGACCTCCTACTCATGAAGAAAGGAGACTGAGCGAGTCATTCCACCTCTCTGGGCCAACGAGGGAAGGGCACGAGCTCCGCCATGCCACTGGTGGAGTCACCCCTGATAACTGGCAAAAGAGAACCTTCCTCAAGGCTCTAACAAAGGAGCGATGCTCGCCCAGCTCAGGGGATATACTGAAAAAGCAAATTTTACATACACTTGAGAAGAATGAGTTTTATGGTGTGTGAATTCTTAGTGAATTTAATGTGTGCGTGCGTAAGCAAGCTCTGAGCTCTTGGGCCTGGAGCTGAGATCAGTCTGTAGAGcatttgcctggcatgcatgagaTCCTGGGTTCAGCGCCAACGGCTACAATGTTccccttgcctcttcctccccgcCAAAAAAAGACAATTCCCAAACAAGAGACAAACTGGCTTTCCTGCGGGAGGCAAGAGCTTTGTAAAGGCCAGTTTCCAGAGAGAAGGGGGACACGGGTGTGCTTGGACAACCATACAGCTACCTCAGTGCTGCCCACAGGCTGGCAGGCTGGGAGCTCCAGGGTTGGGTCAGAGGAGCCCAGGAATGCGTCCCCAGGGAAGTGCCCAGAGCACCTGAGCTACACCGTCTGCAGCTCACAGCTCTCCCCAGCCCCCGATTGTCCCCAATTATCATTCCAGATACCTGAAGCCGGATGTAGACAAGAAATCCAAGCATAAGACGGCAGTGAAGAAGAAAACGCTAAACCCAGAGTTCAATGAGGTAGGGCCATGGGCTGCCAGGCTTCTGAAGAGCTTTGGGCCTCCCCTGGGGCAAGTGGAGGGACCTGGTTTTTAAAGGGGCACCATGGTAACTGGGAAACGATAAGCGAGGGTGGGCAGCATCAGCCATGGTTGGTAAAGCTCCACCAGACTGCTCAGCAATGGGGACGCTCATGGGACTAAGGAACCTTCTAGAAGGTTGATGCTGCTAGAGGTAGGAGTAAAAGGAGAGAGTGGTGAGCAGCTCCTGAGTTCCCTTCTAGATGACAGAGTTGGGAAGGACACCCTAGGCAGGCCATGAGGGTTCAAGACACCCCAGCAGGTGTGGCAGGATGGCCGTGAATACAGTGAGAGCAATAccataaacttactaaaatactacaggttttggtttttgtttttgttttttgcaattTCTGTTTGTAACTCAATTGCACAGTTCGCAAGTTGAACGTTGTAGGTGAGAAGGTCATGGCACAGTGCCTAAAAGAAGACTCAGCTGCTGGGGTGCTGACAGGACAGGACGAGTGGGTGCCCAGGTCCTCAGACCAGAGGGTCAGACACGGACCTGGGGGTCTTCCAGTGAGGAAGGCGGGAGAAAGTGCATCTCAGGCCTGACTCGGCCACGGACTCACAGGCAGAGGGGACAGCCCGGAGGACAGGGGGAAGGATGACGGAGACTCGACAGGACAGTTAACTGCAGCCAGGTCTCCGCAGCATCTGCGGGCAGCTTCAGGGACAGAACGGAaggtgggcagagggaggggcctGCTTAGACTCCCATCAGGCAGAAGCGAGCGGGTGAGTGGCGTGACCCACACACTGAGCACTTCCACCCTTCAGTACCTCCCAGACCACTCTCAGCCAGGCGGCCTTGACtcctaacaccctcttctggccagcaGGAGTTCTGTTACGAGATCAAGCATGGAGACCTGGCCAAGAAGACCCTGGAGGTCACTGTCTGGGACTATGACATTGGAAAATCCAATGATTTCATTGGTAAGGAATCCAAAGGGAATGCCATTTCGGTGTGTGCCTGTCCTTGGTGGATACGAGTCCAAGAACCACTTATCTCTAGTGACAGGTCCCCAGACATTCTCCTGTGCTCTTGTGACAGGAGACAGGCCCAGAGAGGGAAGCAGGCCTGGGAAGCACCCGGGGCTAGACTCAGAGCCCATGTGACCATAGTTTCTGATAGGCGTGACGTTGGTGCATAGTGGGCCGTATtagcccttccttcccttttctgtcCCTAATATGTGCCATGGAACCCTGCCCCGTGCTGTTCAGTCCCTGGCAGAGGAAGAACATGGCATCAAACACTGAGTCGGGTGGGCAGGGTGTGCTGGAAGCCAGGCACTGTCCACACACAGCTGGGCAGGAGGGCGGCCCCGACAGTGGGGTCACTGAATGCCCTCTGCCCCTCTGGCCTCTTCCACAGGTGGAGTGGTTCTGGGCATCAATGCCAAGGGTGAGCGCCTGAAGCACTGGTTTGACTGCCTGAAGAACAAGGACAAGAGGATTGAGCGTTGGCACACGCTCACGAACGAGCTCCCGGGGGCTGTGCTCAGCGACTGACTGTCCCATCTGCTGCCCACCCAGCCCACACAAGTCCAGCCCTGAGCTTTGTCAGCTGCCATCAAGGGCTATGGCCTCACAATGGGCAAGATCCAGGTTGTCTACTCGGACAAAGCCACTGCAGCCCCTGCTTGGAGGCCCCGGAGCACCCAGGCCCCCTCAGAAGACACACATTAAACTTGTTCAGGCCCCCTGGTGGCCAGGAGGGCTGGAGCTGGGCCCTCAGCTCCACCCGGAGGAAGGGCTATCCAGGGTGAGGACCTGTTGGAGATGAGGGGTGGAACACTTGCTGCAAGCACAGAAATGGGGGTGCTTTGGCTGTCTGGTGACCACAGGGGAAGGACTATGGGAAGGCAGAGCCCAGGACTCCAGGACGGAAAATGTGGCCAACCAGAGCTTCCAACTTGCTCGTGCCTGGCACTGATGGGCAGACAGAAAGAGGTGAGGCCCCAGGGCAGGGGTCCCTGTGTAGCAGAGGATCTGAGTGTACACATTGGGTGTACCAGGACCAGCTGGTTGTCTGCAAGGGCTGTGGGTGCTGCTGCCTGCTGAAGAGTGAAGGAGGGAAGGCAGCCTGAGGGATCATGGCTCAGCACAGCCTGGAAAAGCCAGCTGTGGCTAAGCCAGAACCAAATACAGACACAGGAGGCCTGAAAGGGGGTCCAGAAGTCAGGGCCAGGGAACCATGAGGGCCTGCATTAGGTTTTTAGGCAGGAGCTGGGCTTGGGGATGTGTGCAAACATTATAGGGAAACCCAGCTCGACTGTGGAAACCCAAGCTCTCCTGTTTGATCTTGCTCCCAAGGAGCAATGCGTACTGTTCCCGTTGCCAGCTTAAATCTCTAGTCAGCttcaggggaaagagaaagagatcctGATCCTACTAGCATGGAAAGAGGCAAGCATTCCTCCCGCCTgtccatctctcccttcctcatcccctcagGCTAGTGTTCGATCCCTCACAGATACCCATGCCCCCCTGGCCCTATCAAGACAGTGGCTTGCCTTCAGGAAGAGCAGTGGAAGACAGCCTTGTCTGAGGGAAAGCccggggtggaggtgggggtctGCCTTCTGGGTCTGGTCTCACTTTCTAGGAAAGGGTGGTACACATCAGTCTTGAAGGCCCCAAATGTCTCCTGCCAGCTGAGGTTCTAGGAACACAGGAGGAATGGAGAACCATGGATTTCCACCTTATCTCAGACCAGTTTTGTTCAATCCATCACCAGGTGGCAAG
Proteins encoded in this region:
- the Doc2b gene encoding double C2-like domain-containing protein beta isoform X1 yields the protein MTLRRRGEKATISIQEHMAIDVCPGPIRPIKRISDYFPRFPRGLPPGAAPRAPAAPAPPPAAAAAARPRSPSDGARDEDVDQLFGAHGSSPGPGPARPPAKPPEDEPDADGYESDDCTALGTLDFSLLYDQENNALHCTISKAKGLKPMDHNGLADPYVKLHLLPGASKANKLRTKTLRNTLNPTWNETLTYYGITDEDMIRKTLRISVCDEDKFRHNEFIGETRVPLKKLKPNHTKTFSICLEKQLPPRRWKQTRTAAPLLQVDKAEDKSLEERGRILISLKYSSQRQGLLVGIVRCAHLAAMDANGYSDPYVKTYLKPDVDKKSKHKTAVKKKTLNPEFNEEFCYEIKHGDLAKKTLEVTVWDYDIGKSNDFIGGVVLGINAKGERLKHWFDCLKNKDKRIERWHTLTNELPGAVLSD
- the Doc2b gene encoding double C2-like domain-containing protein beta isoform X2; its protein translation is MTLRRRGEKATISIQEHMAIDVCPGPIRPIKRISDYFPRFPRGLPPGAAPRAPAAPAPPPAAAAAARPRSPSDGARDEDVDQLFGAHGSSPGPGPARPPAKPPEDEPDADGYESDDCTALGTLDFSLLYDQENNALHCTISKAKGLKPMDHNGLADPYVKLHLLPGASKANKLRTKTLRNTLNPTWNETLTYYGITDEDMIRKTLRISVCDEDKFRHNEFIGETRVPLKKLKPNHTKTFSICLEKQLPVDKAEDKSLEERGRILISLKYSSQRQGLLVGIVRCAHLAAMDANGYSDPYVKTYLKPDVDKKSKHKTAVKKKTLNPEFNEEFCYEIKHGDLAKKTLEVTVWDYDIGKSNDFIGGVVLGINAKGERLKHWFDCLKNKDKRIERWHTLTNELPGAVLSD